The Paenibacillus sp. MBLB1832 genome has a window encoding:
- a CDS encoding amino acid ABC transporter permease translates to MATQFDITYVFDFLPKLLNYIPISLFIVACSMGLGIVIGFLIALPRLYQIPVLQRLSQIYVSFFRGTPILIQLFLIYYGLPEMLKSIHVDVSKAPVLTFVILTFALHSGAYISEVIRAAVKAVDRGQVEAAYSVGMTGYQAFTRIIMPQALAISLPNFTNLLIANLKDTSLAFSLGAMELMGKAQTLGSATQHFMETYISLSIIYFIICFGLEKLFMYVEKRLLQHEQPLVTEARQPLSRRWFKGIPSTQPDKGGFQA, encoded by the coding sequence ATGGCAACCCAATTCGATATCACCTATGTATTCGATTTTTTACCAAAACTACTGAACTACATTCCCATTTCATTATTCATTGTTGCCTGTTCGATGGGGCTGGGGATCGTCATTGGATTTCTCATTGCGCTCCCCCGGCTTTATCAAATACCTGTGCTGCAGCGGTTATCACAGATTTATGTATCCTTTTTTCGCGGGACCCCGATTCTTATTCAACTGTTTCTGATTTACTACGGACTTCCCGAAATGTTGAAGTCGATTCATGTGGATGTGTCGAAAGCTCCTGTGTTGACCTTTGTCATTCTGACATTCGCGCTGCATTCGGGCGCCTATATTTCGGAAGTCATTCGCGCAGCGGTCAAGGCTGTGGACAGAGGGCAAGTAGAGGCGGCCTATTCCGTAGGCATGACAGGTTATCAAGCCTTTACGCGAATTATAATGCCGCAAGCATTGGCCATCTCGCTGCCTAATTTTACGAATCTGCTCATTGCGAACTTGAAGGATACGTCGCTCGCTTTCTCCCTAGGTGCGATGGAATTGATGGGCAAAGCGCAGACGCTCGGTTCGGCTACCCAGCATTTTATGGAAACGTACATTTCCTTATCGATCATTTATTTCATCATTTGCTTCGGTCTAGAAAAGCTGTTCATGTACGTGGAGAAACGCTTGCTGCAACACGAGCAACCGCTTGTCACCGAAGCGCGTCAACCGCTATCACGCCGCTGGTTCAAAGGCATCCCATCAACGCAGCCAGATAAAGGGGGCTTCCAAGCATGA
- a CDS encoding DinB family protein, translated as MSLTIPDLSAYLYTHQQLQEAIQGLNKGQLTWKPAPDKWSVTEVLSHLADHNIVVSFRIRAIISGASAQLPAFDQDPWVSSAKANEGLASDILVLFQSLLVYNHALFERLSPDDWNKTGVNVKGQTLTLTDVVQSFVSHVQVHLAQIARIKSALESRE; from the coding sequence ATGAGTTTAACGATCCCCGATTTGTCAGCCTATTTATACACGCATCAACAACTGCAGGAAGCAATTCAAGGATTGAACAAAGGTCAATTGACTTGGAAGCCAGCACCAGATAAATGGAGCGTAACCGAGGTACTGTCTCATTTGGCCGATCATAATATCGTCGTTTCCTTTCGAATACGCGCCATTATTTCAGGGGCATCAGCCCAATTGCCAGCCTTTGACCAAGATCCATGGGTAAGCAGCGCCAAAGCCAATGAAGGCTTAGCTTCCGATATTTTAGTCCTATTTCAGTCGTTATTAGTGTATAACCATGCTTTGTTCGAACGGTTATCACCTGACGATTGGAACAAAACGGGCGTAAATGTCAAAGGACAAACGCTCACATTAACGGATGTTGTTCAGTCCTTTGTCTCTCATGTGCAGGTTCATTTGGCACAAATCGCACGAATCAAAAGCGCGTTAGAATCGCGTGAATAA
- a CDS encoding amidohydrolase produces MSLHASIQMSEDFAQKLVEFRRHLHRFPELSHEEVQTTAAIRDWLTEAEIRITDYQLQTGLIAEVGGLHAGPIVAIRADIDALPIHEETGLPFASQVPGKMHACGHDFHTAAVLGAALLLKGQEQDLKGTVRFIFQPAEEKAQGAEQVIRSGALEGVSVIYGMHNKPDLPVGTIGIKAGPLMAAADGFVIEVEGTGTHAAVPEAGIDPIVTGAHIVTALQSIVSRNISSLESAVISVTRIHSGTAWNVIPEKAILDGTLRTFEESVRNLVIKRMEQVVQGVAAAYGTKATVRWIKGPPSVFNDQAFAQLASEAAEQTGLQVITPVPSPAGEDFAFYQKQIPGVFVFMGTSGPQEWHHPGFDIDERALPISARYFAILAEKALLNLSSDTPLEVST; encoded by the coding sequence ATGAGTCTACACGCTTCCATACAGATGTCCGAGGATTTTGCTCAGAAGCTGGTAGAGTTCCGACGTCATTTGCATCGTTTTCCTGAATTATCGCATGAGGAGGTACAAACGACCGCTGCGATTCGTGACTGGCTCACGGAAGCAGAAATTCGTATTACTGATTATCAACTCCAAACAGGGCTCATCGCCGAGGTAGGCGGCTTGCATGCAGGACCGATTGTAGCTATTCGAGCCGACATTGATGCCCTGCCTATACATGAAGAAACAGGCCTTCCTTTCGCGTCGCAAGTTCCAGGCAAGATGCATGCGTGCGGACATGATTTTCATACAGCAGCCGTATTGGGTGCAGCCCTCTTGCTAAAGGGGCAGGAACAAGATCTCAAGGGAACGGTTCGATTTATTTTTCAACCCGCTGAGGAGAAAGCACAAGGCGCAGAGCAAGTCATACGCAGCGGTGCACTTGAAGGGGTGAGCGTGATTTATGGCATGCATAATAAGCCAGATCTCCCCGTTGGAACAATCGGCATCAAAGCGGGTCCTTTAATGGCGGCTGCGGACGGATTTGTGATCGAGGTTGAAGGGACTGGCACGCATGCGGCAGTTCCAGAAGCAGGAATAGATCCGATTGTGACAGGCGCACACATTGTGACCGCGCTTCAATCGATCGTTAGCCGCAACATCTCCTCTCTTGAAAGTGCGGTAATTAGTGTGACACGTATCCATAGCGGGACAGCTTGGAATGTGATCCCCGAGAAGGCCATCCTGGATGGCACGCTCCGCACGTTTGAAGAGAGTGTCCGAAACCTTGTTATCAAGCGGATGGAACAGGTTGTACAAGGCGTAGCTGCAGCTTATGGAACAAAAGCTACGGTTCGATGGATCAAGGGACCGCCATCGGTGTTCAATGATCAGGCTTTCGCGCAGTTAGCCTCAGAGGCAGCCGAACAAACGGGTCTTCAAGTGATTACACCTGTGCCATCACCTGCAGGGGAAGATTTCGCTTTTTACCAGAAGCAAATTCCCGGTGTCTTCGTCTTTATGGGCACTTCGGGTCCGCAAGAGTGGCATCATCCTGGGTTCGATATCGATGAGCGGGCGTTGCCGATTAGCGCGCGATATTTTGCCATTTTAGCAGAGAAAGCACTACTTAATTTATCATCCGACACCCCATTGGAGGTATCAACATGA
- a CDS encoding amino acid ABC transporter permease, which yields MSIDLEFIWTAFVQLLSALPTTLLITVVSVFFGCIIGASVALIRLYRVPYIHYLATAYVTFVRGTPMLMHLLLIYFGLPMVIDGIAAAFGWSFRSVSIPMIGFAFLSFSITAGAYLSEVVRSGIVAINRGQIEAAYSIGMTTPQALRRIILPQALAVSLPNLSNTLIGMLHGSTLAFTVSVVEINAKAQIVATTNWKFFEAYIAAALLFWGITFLIERATGLLEKRINLFNRGGVS from the coding sequence ATGAGTATCGATCTTGAATTCATCTGGACGGCCTTTGTTCAATTACTGTCCGCTCTGCCGACGACACTGTTGATTACTGTGGTTTCTGTCTTTTTTGGATGTATTATCGGCGCATCCGTCGCTTTAATCCGACTATACCGCGTGCCTTATATTCATTATCTCGCAACGGCATATGTAACATTTGTTCGCGGTACGCCGATGTTAATGCATTTACTGCTCATTTATTTCGGATTGCCTATGGTGATTGACGGGATCGCTGCCGCCTTCGGTTGGAGCTTCCGTTCCGTTTCCATACCGATGATTGGGTTTGCTTTTCTCTCCTTCTCCATTACAGCTGGAGCTTACCTCTCCGAGGTTGTGAGATCAGGCATTGTCGCAATTAATCGGGGGCAAATTGAAGCTGCCTATTCGATCGGCATGACGACACCGCAGGCGCTTCGCCGCATTATTTTGCCACAAGCGTTGGCTGTTAGCTTACCGAATTTGTCCAATACACTCATTGGCATGCTGCACGGCTCTACATTGGCATTCACAGTATCTGTCGTAGAAATTAACGCAAAGGCACAAATTGTGGCGACGACGAACTGGAAGTTTTTCGAAGCTTATATTGCAGCTGCACTGCTGTTCTGGGGAATCACTTTCCTTATTGAAAGAGCCACTGGCTTACTAGAGAAACGAATCAATCTGTTTAACCGAGGTGGCGTATCATGA
- a CDS encoding amino acid ABC transporter ATP-binding protein, whose protein sequence is MIQLTNITKSFGKNEVLKGINLTVQKGEVVCILGPSGSGKTTLLRCLNYLEKPNLGEVKIGDFTVNCKRPSKVEIHALRQKSAMVFQHYNLFKHKTVLENVMEGLVIVQKQPKEQAREVSVKVLEKVGLGGKLDAYPSQLSGGQQQRVGIARALALNPEVILFDEPTSALDPELVGEVLDVIQKIAKEGITMIIVTHEMGFAREVANHVVFMDQGVIVEEGKPREIFSAAKEERTRQFLKRITPEWSYNI, encoded by the coding sequence ATGATTCAACTGACGAATATCACCAAGTCGTTCGGGAAGAACGAAGTGCTGAAAGGGATTAATCTGACAGTGCAAAAAGGAGAAGTCGTCTGTATTCTTGGCCCCAGCGGTTCAGGAAAAACGACGTTGCTTCGTTGCTTGAACTATTTGGAAAAGCCGAATCTCGGCGAAGTGAAGATTGGGGATTTCACAGTGAATTGCAAGCGGCCCAGCAAAGTGGAGATTCACGCGCTTCGTCAAAAATCAGCGATGGTGTTCCAACATTACAATTTGTTCAAACATAAAACGGTGCTCGAAAACGTCATGGAAGGGCTCGTCATCGTCCAGAAACAGCCGAAGGAACAGGCAAGAGAAGTCAGCGTGAAGGTGCTGGAGAAAGTCGGATTGGGAGGCAAATTGGATGCTTATCCAAGCCAACTGTCTGGCGGACAGCAGCAGCGTGTAGGCATTGCGCGTGCGCTGGCATTAAATCCTGAGGTCATCCTGTTCGATGAACCGACATCTGCACTGGATCCGGAACTTGTTGGCGAGGTGCTCGATGTCATTCAGAAGATTGCCAAAGAAGGCATCACGATGATTATCGTCACCCATGAGATGGGCTTTGCCCGTGAAGTAGCTAATCATGTGGTCTTTATGGATCAAGGCGTCATCGTTGAGGAAGGCAAGCCGAGGGAGATTTTCAGCGCGGCCAAGGAAGAACGGACAAGACAATTCTTGAAGCGCATTACGCCCGAATGGAGTTACAACATCTAG
- a CDS encoding LLM class flavin-dependent oxidoreductase has protein sequence MGIKLSILDQSVVFPGETAYDAFQHTIELVQRAESLSYHRFWVSEHHDSEQVAGSSPEVLISHLLAKTNRIRIGSGGIMLQHYSPYKVAENFNVLASLAPGRVDLGIGRAPGGLPRSTKALQQGITEAASLADKLEDLQQFVKNQIHDKHPLKGLRVSPIPTVPVDIYVLGASAASAQSAAEAGLPYVFAQFINGDQAIAEAAFESYYHHFNPDKGTQPNLILALSLIVADTDEEANELAGEYKNVKIHLENGKTLTVGTLEQAEEYGRQTQAKFTVEEKQAEITRGTKETVRQKLLELQKKYRIDEFIVTTSVKDFSKRLRSFELLSEAFTELHV, from the coding sequence ATGGGGATTAAATTGAGCATTTTGGATCAAAGTGTCGTGTTTCCTGGCGAAACCGCTTATGACGCTTTTCAGCATACAATCGAGCTTGTTCAGAGGGCAGAGTCGTTATCGTATCACCGATTCTGGGTTTCTGAGCATCATGATTCCGAGCAGGTAGCGGGCTCTTCACCTGAGGTTCTAATTTCACATTTACTAGCTAAAACAAACCGAATTCGCATTGGCTCCGGCGGCATTATGCTGCAGCATTACAGCCCCTATAAGGTGGCTGAGAATTTCAATGTGCTGGCTTCCCTTGCTCCAGGCAGGGTAGATTTGGGGATTGGCCGTGCACCTGGCGGATTGCCTCGTTCAACCAAAGCGCTGCAGCAGGGCATTACCGAAGCAGCATCCTTAGCAGATAAATTAGAGGATCTTCAGCAATTTGTGAAAAATCAAATCCACGACAAGCATCCTTTAAAAGGGTTGCGCGTCTCGCCAATTCCTACTGTTCCTGTGGATATTTATGTCCTCGGTGCGAGCGCGGCAAGTGCGCAATCGGCGGCTGAAGCGGGATTGCCGTACGTTTTCGCGCAATTCATTAATGGCGATCAGGCGATTGCGGAAGCGGCGTTTGAATCCTATTATCACCATTTCAATCCAGACAAAGGCACTCAACCTAATCTAATCTTGGCTCTTTCACTAATTGTCGCGGACACAGATGAAGAGGCTAACGAACTCGCAGGTGAATATAAGAACGTCAAGATTCATTTGGAAAATGGTAAAACCTTAACCGTTGGCACACTGGAACAGGCGGAGGAATACGGCCGCCAAACACAAGCCAAATTCACGGTTGAAGAGAAGCAAGCAGAAATAACGCGCGGTACGAAGGAAACCGTACGTCAGAAGCTTCTGGAGCTTCAGAAGAAATATCGGATTGACGAATTTATCGTCACAACATCAGTCAAGGATTTTAGCAAACGATTGCGTTCGTTTGAACTGTTGAGTGAAGCCTTCACGGAATTGCATGTATAA
- a CDS encoding electron transfer flavoprotein subunit beta/FixA family protein: MLHIVVCIKQVPDSREIRIDPKNNTLIRQGVPSIVNFYDMHGLEEALRIKDEQGARITVVTMGPPPAEKGLKECISLGADDAVLVTDRGFAGADTLATSYVVARTIRKIAETWGHVDIVFCGKQTLDGDTGQVGPGVACRLDLEQLTYVNKVEKVDEENRKVRVHRLLEDGIEVVETSMPVLITALKELNKVRRASLPGMIRAARYKPTVWTTADFPDLERAKIGLKGSPTIVAKTWVPEVKAVKTKMITYDSPEAAAAQLADQLLTKDMQTLLDWA; encoded by the coding sequence ATGCTGCATATTGTTGTGTGTATTAAACAAGTTCCAGATTCCCGAGAAATTCGCATCGATCCCAAGAATAATACGCTCATTCGCCAAGGTGTCCCCAGCATTGTGAATTTCTATGATATGCATGGCTTAGAAGAGGCGCTTCGCATCAAAGATGAGCAAGGAGCGCGCATCACAGTCGTTACAATGGGTCCACCGCCAGCGGAAAAGGGACTAAAGGAATGCATTTCGCTTGGCGCAGATGATGCTGTCCTCGTCACAGACCGTGGCTTCGCAGGCGCTGATACGCTGGCAACGTCGTATGTTGTGGCCCGAACGATTCGTAAAATCGCGGAAACATGGGGACACGTGGATATCGTGTTTTGCGGGAAACAGACGCTAGACGGCGATACGGGACAAGTAGGTCCTGGTGTTGCTTGCCGATTAGATTTGGAACAGCTGACGTATGTCAATAAAGTGGAGAAAGTCGATGAAGAGAATCGGAAAGTACGTGTTCACCGATTGTTGGAGGATGGCATTGAAGTCGTTGAGACAAGCATGCCCGTGCTAATTACAGCGTTGAAGGAATTAAACAAGGTCAGACGTGCTTCGTTGCCAGGCATGATTCGAGCGGCTCGCTATAAGCCAACGGTTTGGACGACAGCGGATTTCCCAGATCTTGAACGTGCCAAGATTGGGCTCAAAGGCTCGCCAACGATTGTCGCGAAAACGTGGGTGCCCGAAGTCAAAGCAGTGAAGACGAAAATGATCACATACGATAGTCCAGAAGCAGCGGCAGCTCAGCTCGCTGATCAGCTATTAACGAAGGACATGCAGACCCTGTTGGATTGGGCTTGA
- a CDS encoding GNAT family N-acetyltransferase has product MADAREVHIREAKDSDREAIRRVLEDAYDQYRAVLPPEGWDQYKENIIASVDSAKPIARIIALIDDEVVGSSQLFQSSEAAYGAPELEIESPILRLLAVSPSARGRGIATALIKENIKRAVELGADTLHLHTSDMMESAVKLYERLGFERAYDKDIQKGEILVKSYRLHIQTAAIL; this is encoded by the coding sequence ATGGCGGATGCAAGAGAAGTACACATTCGGGAAGCGAAGGATAGTGACCGTGAAGCGATTCGAAGAGTGCTGGAAGATGCCTATGACCAATATCGCGCTGTCCTGCCTCCAGAAGGCTGGGATCAATATAAAGAAAATATTATCGCATCTGTGGATAGCGCAAAGCCCATCGCGCGGATTATAGCGCTGATTGATGATGAAGTTGTCGGGAGCTCGCAATTGTTCCAATCGTCCGAGGCCGCATATGGCGCGCCAGAGCTAGAGATCGAGTCTCCCATTCTTCGATTATTAGCAGTTTCGCCAAGTGCAAGAGGAAGAGGCATCGCAACAGCGCTGATTAAAGAAAATATAAAACGCGCCGTCGAGTTAGGGGCAGATACCCTGCATTTACACACCTCGGACATGATGGAATCGGCTGTGAAGCTTTATGAACGGTTGGGTTTCGAGCGCGCATATGACAAAGATATTCAAAAAGGCGAGATTCTCGTGAAAAGCTATCGGTTACACATTCAGACTGCAGCGATATTGTGA
- a CDS encoding transporter substrate-binding domain-containing protein: protein MKQFTTLAVTTVTLALVVAGCGSKSATTDASPKAAAEVTKAPAASTATTAAATAAPVKVKKIIVGTGTQFPNVAFLDKDGKLTGYDIELVKELDKRLPDYEFEFKTMDFANLLLSLETNKIDFVAHEIEKNKEREQKYLFNNEPYAYWKTKVIVAKDNTTIQSIDDLKGKKALTTATSAEATLLENYNKAHDNAIKIVYQSGAANDLVTQLTTGRVDGSLGADFLLPLVDPQSKLKAVGPIIEEAEVRFLFRKNDKDGQELADKIDVALKAVKADGTLSKLSTQWLGGDFTKKD, encoded by the coding sequence ATGAAACAATTCACAACACTAGCGGTAACAACAGTAACTTTAGCTTTAGTGGTAGCAGGCTGCGGCTCCAAAAGTGCAACGACGGACGCATCCCCGAAGGCAGCTGCAGAGGTGACGAAAGCACCAGCGGCAAGTACGGCAACAACAGCAGCTGCAACAGCGGCACCTGTCAAAGTGAAGAAAATTATCGTGGGCACGGGGACGCAATTTCCGAATGTAGCCTTTTTAGATAAAGACGGCAAGTTGACGGGGTATGATATTGAACTAGTGAAAGAGCTGGATAAACGGTTACCAGATTATGAATTCGAGTTTAAAACGATGGATTTCGCCAACCTGCTGCTTAGCTTGGAGACGAACAAAATTGATTTCGTCGCACATGAAATTGAGAAAAACAAAGAAAGAGAACAAAAATATTTGTTCAACAATGAACCGTATGCATATTGGAAAACCAAAGTTATTGTTGCCAAGGATAATACAACCATTCAATCGATCGATGATTTGAAAGGGAAGAAAGCACTAACGACGGCCACAAGCGCTGAAGCTACTTTGCTGGAGAACTATAACAAGGCACATGATAATGCGATCAAAATCGTGTATCAAAGCGGCGCAGCCAATGATTTGGTTACACAGCTTACAACAGGACGTGTGGATGGTTCGCTTGGGGCGGATTTCTTGCTTCCGCTGGTAGACCCGCAAAGCAAACTTAAAGCGGTTGGACCGATCATTGAAGAAGCTGAGGTTCGTTTCCTATTCCGCAAAAATGATAAAGACGGGCAAGAACTTGCAGACAAAATTGACGTAGCCTTGAAAGCTGTCAAAGCGGATGGCACACTCTCGAAGTTAAGCACACAGTGGCTGGGCGGAGACTTTACGAAAAAAGACTAG
- a CDS encoding LysR family transcriptional regulator — translation MNIENIEAFVYVIHYGSFNKAAEVLFLSQPSVTARIQSLERELDCRLFERIGKQISLTDDGKKFLPYAQQLLQTFQKSKIQLKQKRTLPNELRVGCTVSVSNYIIPTILPKLKNKYPDVNYKLTTAASEEIINKVLNRELDIGFVRNISHPNLLSAKAYEDPIRLYVYEGHPFIGNHMISMNDIGEYPLVFFECGSLDWMRIHRLFASMSQPPNIEFQTDTLETAKKLVLGRVGIAFLPSLCVEQEVKEGKLFPIQFPEIAGISLQTNMIALNGENGLFFNAALDLCKGIAQSIREPI, via the coding sequence TTGAACATCGAGAATATCGAAGCCTTTGTTTATGTCATTCATTATGGCAGTTTCAACAAAGCGGCAGAAGTGCTTTTTTTATCCCAGCCATCTGTGACTGCCCGCATCCAATCCCTCGAACGTGAGCTGGATTGTCGGCTTTTCGAACGAATCGGGAAACAGATCTCCTTGACCGACGATGGGAAGAAGTTTCTGCCGTATGCGCAGCAGTTACTGCAAACTTTTCAGAAGAGTAAAATTCAATTAAAGCAAAAGCGGACACTGCCCAACGAACTGCGAGTAGGCTGTACGGTATCGGTGTCTAACTATATCATCCCAACAATTCTTCCGAAACTGAAGAACAAATACCCCGATGTCAACTATAAGCTGACAACGGCCGCGTCCGAGGAGATCATTAACAAAGTTTTAAATCGGGAGTTAGATATCGGATTTGTGCGAAATATTAGTCACCCGAATCTGCTCTCCGCCAAAGCGTATGAGGATCCAATTCGTCTTTATGTGTATGAAGGGCATCCGTTTATTGGGAACCATATGATTTCGATGAATGATATTGGGGAGTATCCGCTTGTTTTCTTCGAGTGCGGGTCGCTCGATTGGATGCGAATTCATCGCTTATTTGCGAGCATGAGCCAGCCGCCGAATATCGAATTTCAGACGGATACGCTGGAAACAGCGAAAAAATTAGTGCTGGGGCGCGTTGGCATCGCCTTTCTGCCTAGCCTATGTGTGGAACAGGAAGTGAAGGAAGGGAAGCTGTTTCCGATTCAATTCCCCGAAATCGCTGGTATTTCGCTGCAAACGAACATGATCGCATTAAACGGCGAGAATGGCTTATTTTTCAACGCTGCTTTAGATTTGTGCAAAGGGATTGCCCAATCGATTCGGGAACCGATTTGA
- a CDS encoding Gfo/Idh/MocA family protein translates to MKIGVIGYGKRIETVIHEVMKADTGCQVAAIVDIRKDAIKDQLEAKGWDHVHYYDTPEQMLETEQLDGAMIGTRCNLHATMGAKVLQHNLPLYIEKPVATNFEDLLLLKSSYEASTSPAVVSFPLRVTSIVELVKEIVQSGKIGTVEHVQAINNVPYGRVYFQSWYRNEEETGGLFLQKATHDLDYIQAILGQRPVSVCAMTSKQIFKGTKSAGLKCVDCEDNRTCLESTVSAKEPLDPTWQYCCYAEDTGNEDSGSALFRYESGMHMSYTQNFFIRRGAAARGARFMGYKGTVDFDFYSGQVKVHMHHTGRVETYELEAGDNHFGGDEKLASNFAAIMRGTASSISTLDDGLMSALMCMKAQESARTGTFQNLSW, encoded by the coding sequence ATGAAGATCGGTGTCATTGGGTATGGGAAAAGGATTGAGACAGTCATTCATGAAGTGATGAAGGCAGATACGGGCTGCCAAGTTGCGGCAATTGTAGATATACGTAAAGATGCGATTAAAGATCAGCTTGAAGCGAAAGGTTGGGATCACGTCCATTATTATGATACGCCTGAACAGATGCTGGAAACCGAGCAATTAGATGGGGCCATGATTGGTACGCGCTGCAATCTTCATGCAACGATGGGGGCGAAAGTGCTGCAACATAATCTGCCCCTCTATATCGAGAAGCCTGTTGCTACCAATTTTGAAGATTTACTCCTTTTAAAATCAAGCTACGAGGCATCCACCTCACCTGCGGTGGTTTCCTTCCCATTAAGAGTCACCTCCATCGTGGAGTTGGTCAAGGAGATCGTTCAATCTGGCAAAATAGGCACAGTCGAGCATGTGCAGGCAATTAATAATGTGCCGTATGGTCGTGTGTATTTCCAGAGTTGGTACCGTAATGAAGAAGAGACCGGCGGTCTTTTCCTGCAAAAAGCGACGCACGATCTTGACTATATCCAAGCGATTCTCGGTCAGCGTCCAGTCAGCGTGTGTGCCATGACCTCCAAGCAAATTTTCAAAGGCACGAAATCGGCTGGACTTAAATGTGTGGATTGCGAAGATAACCGCACATGCTTGGAGAGCACTGTTTCCGCTAAAGAACCGCTAGATCCTACTTGGCAATATTGCTGTTATGCCGAAGATACGGGGAATGAAGATTCAGGAAGCGCATTGTTCCGCTATGAAAGCGGCATGCACATGTCCTACACGCAAAACTTCTTCATTCGCAGAGGAGCCGCTGCTCGTGGAGCGCGCTTCATGGGATATAAGGGCACCGTAGATTTCGATTTCTACAGCGGTCAAGTCAAGGTGCATATGCATCATACGGGCCGCGTTGAAACCTACGAGCTTGAAGCAGGTGATAATCATTTCGGCGGTGACGAGAAGCTGGCAAGCAACTTCGCTGCGATCATGAGGGGAACAGCGAGCTCCATCTCTACACTTGATGATGGTTTGATGAGTGCACTGATGTGTATGAAAGCACAGGAGTCGGCGCGGACAGGGACTTTCCAAAACTTAAGCTGGTAA
- a CDS encoding LLM class flavin-dependent oxidoreductase, with product MAKQKQLKLGAIIHGVGGNVSGWRHPEAITDASVNFGFYKQQAQKAESGKFDLVFIADGLYITEKSIPHFLNRFEPITILSALASVTSHIGLVGTLSTSYSEPFTVARQFASIDLISDGRSGWNVVTSPLEGSAKNYSKAEHPSHPERYRIANEYLEVTRGLWDSWEDDAFVRDKESGVFFDPSKLHTLNHKGEYFSVQGPLNIARSRQGQPVIFQAGASEDGRAFAAKVADAIFAGHETIEEAKAYYADIKKRVASEGRNPDEVVILPGIAPIIGRTEEEAERKYQEVASLVTIDKALDYLGRFFEHHDFSQYPLDEPFPELGEFGSNSFRSGTDKIKQTAKEKNLTLRQVALSVATPRNEFTGTPEYVADRVQAWFEENAADGFIIAAALPKGLDDFVDLVVPILQERGLYRTEYEADTLRGNLGVPVPVNRYTKKAAVAAE from the coding sequence ATGGCTAAACAAAAACAACTGAAATTAGGCGCCATCATTCATGGCGTAGGCGGAAATGTGTCGGGATGGAGACATCCTGAGGCGATTACGGATGCGAGTGTGAATTTTGGCTTTTATAAACAGCAGGCGCAGAAAGCCGAATCAGGCAAATTCGATCTTGTTTTCATTGCGGACGGCCTGTATATAACGGAAAAATCAATACCTCATTTTCTCAATCGGTTTGAGCCGATTACTATTCTTTCCGCCTTGGCTTCGGTCACCTCGCATATTGGATTGGTAGGCACGTTATCCACTTCGTACAGTGAGCCGTTCACCGTGGCTAGGCAATTTGCCTCCATTGATTTGATCAGTGATGGACGTTCTGGTTGGAACGTAGTGACCTCTCCGCTGGAAGGTTCAGCGAAAAACTACAGCAAAGCCGAACATCCTTCGCACCCAGAACGATATCGCATTGCGAACGAATATTTGGAAGTGACCCGCGGACTATGGGATTCCTGGGAAGATGATGCGTTCGTTCGTGATAAGGAGAGCGGCGTGTTTTTCGACCCAAGCAAGCTGCATACCTTGAACCATAAAGGCGAATATTTCTCCGTGCAGGGTCCCCTGAATATCGCTCGTTCCAGACAAGGTCAGCCAGTAATCTTCCAAGCGGGTGCGTCTGAGGATGGTCGGGCGTTTGCAGCGAAAGTGGCGGATGCAATTTTTGCAGGACATGAGACAATTGAAGAGGCGAAAGCGTACTATGCGGATATTAAAAAGCGAGTAGCCTCCGAAGGACGCAATCCGGATGAAGTCGTTATTTTACCGGGCATTGCCCCGATTATTGGCCGTACAGAAGAAGAAGCAGAGCGCAAATATCAAGAAGTCGCAAGTTTAGTGACCATTGATAAGGCGCTGGATTACTTAGGTCGATTCTTCGAACATCACGATTTCTCCCAATATCCGTTGGATGAGCCATTCCCAGAATTAGGAGAGTTCGGCAGCAATAGCTTCCGCAGTGGTACGGATAAAATCAAGCAAACAGCCAAAGAGAAAAACCTTACGCTGCGCCAAGTGGCATTGAGTGTGGCAACGCCTCGTAATGAGTTTACGGGAACACCTGAGTATGTCGCAGATCGCGTACAAGCGTGGTTCGAAGAAAATGCGGCAGATGGATTTATCATCGCGGCTGCCTTGCCGAAAGGGCTTGACGACTTCGTTGATCTCGTCGTGCCGATTCTGCAAGAGCGTGGGTTGTACAGGACGGAATACGAAGCGGATACGCTGCGCGGGAATCTGGGGGTTCCAGTTCCGGTGAATCGGTATACGAAGAAAGCAGCCGTAGCTGCTGAGTGA